The Elaeis guineensis isolate ETL-2024a chromosome 11, EG11, whole genome shotgun sequence genomic interval TTCCTGCACCAAAGTATGAGGGTTCAAAGCATTGCAAACAATTGTTATTGATGGCAATAAACCAAATAAGCGACATTGCCCAGATCAAGTGACTATAAACCCATCCGGAATAGCCTGCATATATTCTCCTAGCAGAACATGCTATATTCCAAGTGGCTGAAATAAGCCCCTCCGTAACAGCTGTGAGTAATCACCGCAAGCGTAAGTAGAGAAAAATTGCCACGACCAAGAGATGCATTCCAGGTGCCAAGTTGGAGGCTCAGCTCGCAACACAGAATGAGGGCATGGTCACTAAAAGTTAAGCCGATTTCAAGTGCCAGTTGTTTATCGAGATGAAGCAACCATACAGGACCATCTCATAGTAGTTTAGAGCATACTCACTTGTCATTTGCTAAAATTGAAGGCTTTGAAACTTCAAAACTGAAAATTCAGTATGATGAGACCTTCATACCAGCTGAATGGCCTATCCCTGAGATTTTTGCTTCTATAAAGCTAAGATCCTGCTACAATGCAGCCTTTCCGAAATCCTACCAGCAACAGAAGAAAACAAAATTAGATGAGAAGCAAGATACAACAAAATGCATTACAAGAGACCTACTTTGACTTAGAAGATTTCCACACTTCAGCATCATCAGATCTCTAGCTGCTTCAAGCTCTCCATCAATGTAGACTCTTCCAGATCTTTTGCAGCACCACCATCAACATTTTCCCCTTTCTCCACTAGAGGTTTTGCTGGAGGGGAGGCTGCCCCAACTGGTGGCGGTTCCTTTACCTGAACTGGGATCACTGGAGCATTAGCTGGTGCTGGGGCCGGAGCAGCAAAGACCGGCACAACTGGCCTGATGCGAACAGGTGAAGCCATACAAATCGATTGGCCCATAACTGGTGGATCTTGATGCTCATGTACTGCTGGTGGTGGAAGAGGTGGAGCTGAAAAGACTGGCACGGCCGTCCTTATTGTCACCGGAGGTGCCATGCCATGGTAAGGCATTCTATAGTGCTGAACTGGTATGTATGTTCTGCTTGCAGGGAACTTCTGAGGCCAGGCACTGCAGTTTTCTGGTCGTGGGAAGGGAGATGCAGGGGCACCATCAGTTATCACTGGGGAGGTTGGTCGGGTTCTTGGAGAAGATTTTGGTCGGATCAGAGGTAAGATCTTTGATACAGTGGATGAGGAAGGCTGCAATGATGGTTTTTTATCTGGCTGTATAGGAAACTTCTTTGGGAATGCTGTAGCATTGGGGTTGTTTGCCATTGCCATCTTTTCCTTTAGGCGATAGCTCAACAGAGCACGGGCAATTGTGATCTGCTCCTGCTCATCATGGTTCGCCGGTTCGCTTGATGAGCTTGCCACTTGCTTTACCACTGGTGCATCGGAAGAAGATGGTATTAGAAGCACTTAacatgatctaattttataaCAAATTATAGATACATGTTATAGCTAAAGAAGTTCATTATTGACACATTTTCTGGAGAACATTCCCCAAAATGCTCTCTGAAGCCGATCTTTGATGTCAAAAGGTTGATTAAGAGAGTATTTCACTCTATCACCAAAATGGATAAGAGAATCTTATATAATATTCCAATGAGACACTATGACTGTTAACCTTATATGAATTGAGTTTAAGCAGGGAATGCCACTGAAACCAATATACAATATGTTATAGCAACAAATAATTACCATTCCAAAATCAAAGATCGCAGACAAAAGGATTGCTATTCAAAAATCATCATGGTTTTACAGTCAGTGCGACCCTCACAGGGACCAAATTGGACATTTAAAACATAAAGAAAAAGAATTGCAGTATCTAGGCTCTGAAAAATGCAATTTCAGTTTCCGGCTCCCCCCCACTCTCACTGTCACTCATCATATCGAAATGGTGATTGTCATCCACACATGTGTACATAGATGTGTACATATATTTCCATTAGGATAGAAGCTGACTCAAGTTGATCAAGTTCTTCCCACATTCTTCCATCATGATGCCTACGTACTCCTAGTTTTGTGGCAGATTTAACTTTCAGTTTTCTACATGCACACTGTGTAGGAAACTAGCTTACCTAGGGATAGCTTATGCATGCATTTCAGGAGATATCCATGGACAAGAAACCTCTTCAGGGAAACTTAACATCTGGTCCTTTGCGTGACTGCCATTTGATGTTTAGCCCATACAGAGTTAACATTTTGCATTGACTGCCATTTGATGTTTAGCCCATACAGAGTTAACATTTTGCATTTTGTTCCTATACACAGTTAAGCCAGTGCTTTGCAAACAATTAGGCCTATTATGTATACAGTTATATCTGTTTTATACATAGTTGTGTGCAAGTAAGCAGCAGGCCAGAAAAAAGGTTTTCAGTCAACAGGGATAGAACATAAAATGGTGGTCAATACAGGCACTGAACCTCAATTACCCCTACACATCAGTAATGTAAGATACAATATGTGAAAACTAGTATAAGCATGAGACTCACATTGTTTCAATGAAGACCATGCTGCCATGGCAGCATTCTTCTCTGCCTGTTTCTTGTTCTTTGCTGGCTCACCTGTGAATGTGATCCCAGCAAGCTCCACTGTGCAAGTGAAGACAGGTAGGTGTCCAAGGCCAGAGCGCATAGTTGCATATGATGGCAGAGGTGCTCCAACTCTTTGAGCAATTTCTTGCAGAAGGTTCTTGTAAACTCCTGTCTCATCCTGCTCGAGAGGGGCAAAAATAGCACGAGCGAAACAATTCAGACTCGGAACTTAATGACTAAGTGTTATGATAGCCTTTATCACAGCCTACTAATGTACAATCCAAGCCCAACTCAAAACCTGTACATAATTCAAGTAAGGAGATAGCCCAGACATGGTTTGCAAAAATACCAAGTGGCTCGGAATTCAACTACAGCAATCATTTGGATAaccaataataaaatattatgaagAAATATATTTCCTCTTTTAAGTATATGAAAATCTGGAAAAGGTAAAGAGCTGCATATGCACATAGAGCTTAGGATCATAAAAGCAAAACTGGTATATTATGAAGAAATACATTTTCCCTTTTAAGTAtatgaaaatttgaaaaagataaaaaaccTGCATATGCACATAGAGCTTAGGATCATAAAAGCAAAACTGGATGATTCTTAATGCAACTTCAGGGTGACGAATCAGTGATGAAGATCCATGAACGGCTGATAAATAATGACTTTAGCAATAGCTAATGCTAATTTTGCATTTCCTTGCAAAAGCAAAATTCAACTTGCCACCTCAGCCAAAGCCCACATAGATACTCAGGAAAACAGTTGCTCTGAATAAAGTTTATAATGCGGTCATTTTGTCAAACATCTACTGATCAAGGGGCTAGACTACTTGGTCATCCAGTAGCATGGGATACAACCTTGTAATCTATCTTCACTTCTACATCACACTTACACAGCCAGAAGCCATAGCCATAAATAGGTAAAGAATTCTGCACTTCCACTTTGACCAAGTAAGACCAATTGAACAATAGGAAAATGTTAACATTCCAATAGCTCATTCTAGATGGAATAAGATAATAATGTCCACTACAAATTCGCTAAAACACAAACAGTTTGAAACAAAGACTAATACAGTTGCCTCAAAAAAGACCATACAGTCTCACTCAACTATGTTCTCTTTGCTTGCTAATATGACAAAAGAAGATCATTGTAATTATCCTCCAAAAGAGGAACATGAGGTCTTCAAAGTTCCCATGACTATGGTGAATGGCATACCCATTCCTTCTTGTGCCTTGGCTGATGGGTAATGTGCTAAGAAGCGAGGAGCCATTTCTGGTGATTCAGATGTACAACAGAACCCCTATTGCGACCAGTCCAAAAGGGATGTTAACAGGCAGAAGCATGATTCCTGAATGAGTTCAACAACTACTACCTAGTGATCCTTGCTTCTAAGGTCATAGGGCTTTCCACTGGTAGGATCTGATGCGGGCCTTAATTACAAAACAAGAACTCATCTTTCAGCCTTCCCTGCTTCCAGCTAAGGTTGTTTGATTATCTTGATTAGTTCTTGCTGGGAGGGACAAAACCATCTAAACCATTAATCACTTTTCAAAATTGCTGACAAGCAAACAGTAGCTTAAGCCGCAACCATGAAGATGATCTCCACAAACAATAAAGAAAGTTTAATTAACCCCTAAAGTAAAAGTTTCTGGAGACAATATACCACTAAGAAGTTGTCCCGTTGGTGCAGTTAGGCATGCCTCCCAAATTTCAAAGTCATCCGCTTCATGTTCCCACCATCGTCAACAAGAAGTCAGCCCCCCACTCAAGTCAAAGTATTCATagacttattattatttttttttttaaatgttgttTGTCCTAACGAGAACAAGCATTAAGTTGATCAGTTCATGCAGAACACTGGATCGATGCCTGAAAAAGACATCCACCAATAAATTAAACTCCAAAGTCGTTTATTACAAAGATTAAAAGATCGATTACCAttaattaaagaataaattatgaGTTATGATGGGTGTTGATGACTAACGTAACTATGGCACGACTTCTCAAAAGCCTGGCAGGCTCCGTCCTTCGGGACGAAGGTTGCCTTCTTATTGCATTAATCACCAAAAGTGCCGCACTAAGTAATCTGGTGCCATTAAAATAAACAAGAAATTTTTATGTAATTAATTCCTAGTTTATAACTGGCTAATGGATTCTAACAAGTCCCAACCGAAACCCTAGCGGAAAACCAGAACGATGAATACAAAACGACGGCTCCGACAAACCAAAAACTAaaatcgagaaaagaaaaaggaaatgaaACCGAGGATTAAGACAGGGAAGCTAGAAACTAAAGATTACAATCTTAACGTTTCTCGGCTTTCTGGCTCAGATCAGGCGTAGCATATTTTTCTCCCGAACTCCGTCGACGTTCGGCAGACGTTACCCTTTTACTCACAGAACGAGTCAACTCGGAAGCACTTTTCATTCCAGCTATTTATTTGGTTTATAAATGCTACagcctttattttcttttttttttgcttaaaacGGAAAATGGTCAGGGGATTTTTCCCTCCCcccacaaaaaggaaaaaaaaaaaataaccgaCGAAGGAAGAGATGAAGGGATTCATCCCATCTCGGTCTAtatcacattaaaaaaaaaaaaaatctaagaaaaaactctagaattTCTGGTAAAGCGATAACTTGCAACTGAAAAAGGGAAACAATTAGGGGGAATTCTTTTTCATAGCTGAATCGATCGGCTCAGTAAACTTttaacacacacatacacacacaacgGCTGAGTGAGAATCCAAAAGAAGGTACGCCGTCAGTTTGATCAACCAATATATATTTCTATCACATAAACTGGAAAAACATGCATACAGGGATGTGGTGAAGAAAAATGAGGAAAACGGAAAGATTTTTCCCCCGAATATTATGTCTTATTTCTGAATGCATTGCTAGTTTTCTATCGCTTCTGGGTCACTCGGAGCCGACATCGATCGCACTCAAATCTTTGGAAGggggagaaaaaagaagaagaaaaagggagcatACCAGGATCCGGGCGGCGAGGGAGTGGGAGGGGCCGCGGGTGGAGAGGGCGACGAGGGCGACCTCGGCGGCGGAGTGCTCCGCCTGCCTCAACGTAGTGCAGAAGCTCGGGCTCTCGAAGACATCGCCGTTAAAGTTGACCGTGGCCTTGAACCTCGGCGCGTGGTCCGGCCCCTCCCGTATGCACGTGTACGACGGCAGATTGAAGCAGCTCCGCTGCGCCAGCTCCTGCAACTGATTCTTATACATCTTTATCCCAaccgatcgatcgatcgatcAATTAAGCCCCTGAAAGAACGAAAATTTTCCTTCCGATCGCCGGACGGGGTCGATATGCGCCCTCTCCACCCGCGGCCGCAATGGAGAGCTCGACTTCCGGCGACGGTTCTGCCTGGATCGGAGCGCCCACCGCCACCGGAGAAAATGGCAGCTTTTCTCAGAGGTGCCGCCGCGATAGGCGGCGGCTCCGTTGGGATTCGGCCGGAATCTGGAGCTTGGAGAAGAGGTTTAGCTAGGGTCTTGCTTCGTAtctcctctccccctctctctctcctgatGTGTTTCATCACCCGTCGGAAAGAGAGACCTGGGGAGGAAAGTGAGAAAATGCAGCGGAAAGTCCACCTTTTTATTGTGCTCATTTCCTTCTTTTTAATTGCGTTGTTCTTTATACAAATCGAGTAAAACGGATGCATGATATTTTTACTCTATTGTTCTAACCGGCTACGATCATGAATGTAACTTTGAAGTATCCTATGATCTCAAAAACTATGTAATATTCCTTAAaaatgtgagaaaagaaaagaaaaactaaaCCCTCTTACTTCCATACGTGGACGGTTTATTGTATTGATGTGGCAGTGCTCCTCgtgataattaatttaattattacgTATCGCACCAAATTCTGATCATCACAAAAAATCAAGTTACCAAGCAAGACTAGAAAGAAAAACGATTGCAATATTTATATTACCCGATAATTGATGTTTACCTCTTTTATTATTGCATATTTTATTTCGAATCAATACCTTAGAAGAGCATATATTAACAAAACGTATGTACCGAATGACTTTTACCAATAACTATTTTGAGTtgctaaaatatatataaaaatttaaaaaatattattagtatATTAGTTGATGTGAATGAGATTTACCTGGAATTACCAACCAATACCATCAATggcatttcaatcttttaaaaaaaaaaaatgacatgaTCGTTATCACCAAAGTTTAAATTCTAGACTTCTAGAAACGAGAAGTGCCAACTCAATAAGTTAAAGATTATTATATGTATTAATATGATAATTGGATTTACTCCTGCATCTACTACTGTCATTTATATATTCAATTGCATTCTTTCTCTCTTTAGCatagtaattttttttgtttttaattttAGTTGTAATGATTGtctgacaaaaaaaaatatatcttattcTTCATTTCCTCTTGA includes:
- the LOC105054511 gene encoding double-stranded RNA-binding protein 6 — its product is MYKNQLQELAQRSCFNLPSYTCIREGPDHAPRFKATVNFNGDVFESPSFCTTLRQAEHSAAEVALVALSTRGPSHSLAARILDETGVYKNLLQEIAQRVGAPLPSYATMRSGLGHLPVFTCTVELAGITFTGEPAKNKKQAEKNAAMAAWSSLKQLVKQVASSSSEPANHDEQEQITIARALLSYRLKEKMAMANNPNATAFPKKFPIQPDKKPSLQPSSSTVSKILPLIRPKSSPRTRPTSPVITDGAPASPFPRPENCSAWPQKFPASRTYIPVQHYRMPYHGMAPPVTIRTAVPVFSAPPLPPPAVHEHQDPPVMGQSICMASPVRIRPVVPVFAAPAPAPANAPVIPVQVKEPPPVGAASPPAKPLVEKGENVDGGAAKDLEESTLMESLKQLEI